The genome window GCGGTGCAAGCAGCGATGAGGTAGTCATCGTAGTTGCCCCCACCCCGGTGGGGCAGATCGCGTATTACGGGACGTGCATGGGACCGGACGGAATGGGTTTTTATCAACGCCATCTGCGGCCTGAACATCTCCGGCGGCGATACATTCTACCTCACCGGTGGTATGAATCCGTCGCGGGCGCTGATCACCGGCGTGATTTGCGGCATCCGCGTGGAGAACATCGAAGAGCCGCTGATGCGCGAGATCCGCAATCTGGACAAGCTGGTCGATGAACTCGCCAAAGGCAAGACGATCGAGAAGATCTTACGCGCGGGGTAGGCGGCCGGCGTGCGGCGCGTTAGTCCCTGGCAACCTCGGCGGCGACCGACGTGGGCGGACAGACCGCGGGGCGTGATCCTGACAAGTTCTATATAATCAGATGGGCCGCATTGTTGCATAATATGCATGCGTTAAAGTCGCGGTGACAACACAACAAGCAAGCGCAGTCAACAGTGCATCGATCCACGAACCATATCAAGTCCAAGCAGCGCGTCGCCGATCACGGGGAAGTCTTTACCCCGGCGTGGATGGTCGACGCCATGCTCGATCTGGTGAAAGACGAAACAGAGCGCATCGACTCGCGCTTTCTGGAGCCTGCGTGCGGCAGCGGCAACTTCCTTGTCCGCGTCTTGCAGCGCAAGCTCGCCGCCGTCGAACTCAAATACGGGAAATCCGATTTCGAGAAGCGGCACTACGCGCTGCTTGCCGTAATGTGTATTTACGGCATCGAGCTGCTGGCGGACAACATCGCCGAGTGCCGGGCGAACATGCTGGAGATCCTCGCCGACTATCTGAAGCTCACCGAGTCGGACGACCTCTACCGCGCGGCGTCCAACGTGCTGTCGCAGAACCTTGTCCACGGCGACGCCCTGAAGATGCGGACCCATGATGATCAGCCCATCACCTTCGCGGAATGGGGGTATTTGGGCAAGGGCAAGTTCCAGCGGCGCGACTTTAGCCTAATGAATCTCAGCAAGTCATCAACATTCAGCTCTAAAGGTACGCTCTTCGTCCGACCTAGCAATCACGAGATCTTCACACCGGTCAGAACATACGCGCCGATGACGGTGCGGGAGTTGTCCAGTTTCGTGTACGGCGACGCCTCGAGGGAGACATTATGAGCCTAAAAGCTAGCTTCATATTACCCGGCCGCAATCCAGATGTACTGACGTGCATTGCCAACCTCTCCAACGACGAGGTCTTCACGCCGCCGGAGTTTGCCAACCGCATGCTTGACACACTGGCCGAAGCATGGGCGGCGGACAACGGCGGCGCGAACCTGTGGGCGGACAAGACGGTGCGCTTCCTCGACCCGTGCACCAAGTCGGGCGTCTTCCTGCGCGAGATCACCACCCGCCTGATCGACGGTCTTGTCGACGAAATCCCGGACCTTGAGGAACGCGTCGATCACATTCTGACCCGGCAGGTGTGCGGCATCGGCATTACGTATCTCACCAGTCTTCTGGCGCGGCGCAGCCTGTATTGTTCCAAGCACGCCAACGGCAAGCACTCCATTGCCAGATCCTTCACCAGCAACGATGGAAACATTTGGTTCGAGCGAACCGAGCACACGTGGGACAATGGCAAATGCACGTTCTGCGGCGCGAATCAGCGCGACTATGACCGAGGTGAAGGACTCGAGACACACGCCTACGCATTTATCCACACGGACAATATCAATGCTCGGCTCGCCGAGTTGTTTGGAGGCAACATGCAGTTCGATGTGATAATTGGAAACCCGCCCTACCAACTCAATGACGGTGGCGGATCAGGTACGAGTGCTGCGCCAATCTCTCATCTGTTTGTACAGGCTGCGAAGCAATTGGAGCCCAAGTTTCTGTCAATGGTAGTTCCTGCCAGGTGGTTCTCAGGCGGCAAGGGGCTTGATGAGTTCCGCGAGGCGATGCTCAAAGACGATCGGATGCGTGTCATTGAAGACTATCCGGACAGCAACGACGTGTTTCCGGGGACCCAGATAAAGGGCGGTATCTGCTATTTCTTGTGGAATCGGGATCAACGCGGTGATGTTACCGTCACGACTCATGATAAGGGCGCGATTGTCTCTTCTGCTACCCGCCCGTTGCTCGAAGACGGAACCGACGTGTTCATTCGGTACAACGAGGCGCTCCCTATTCTGAGGAAGATCGCGGGTAGAGGCCGGCGGCGACGGAGGTGCTATTGCCATTCCCGACACCAAACGCTTAAGTGCAATCGTAAGACAAGACGTCCCTTTGGTCTGGAGTCTACTTACCACGGAAGGACTACCCAAGTCAGAGGAGACGTGAAGGTATTTGAGGCTGGCGGTTACACGTTTGCAGATCAGCGAAATACTTCAGGGTGGCGAGAGCTAATCGATGAGTGGAAAGTGTTCATCCCATTCCTAGCGAGTGGCAGTGATTCCTTCCCATTCCATTCTTGGTCACGCCCTTTCTGGCGAGCCCGGTACTGCATCCACCGAGACCTATCTCGTTATTGGCCCATTTGAGGACCAACAGGAATGCGAGAACGTTATGGCTTACATCTCTACTCGCTTTTTCCGGTTCATTGTCCTTCAGAAGAAGCCGTCACAGAACGCAACCCGCAAAGTCTACGACTTTGTGCCAATTCAGGACTTCTCTAGGCTCTGGACCGATGATCTGCTTTACGAGAGGTACAGCATTACGAAAGATGAGATCGCATATATTGAAAAGATGATGTCCGATGAATCTCCGACGGAGATCTCGCGCGATGAATAAGACCATCGAGGAAATCCTCGCGCCCAAGCCAGAAGCCCGGCCGCGCATCTACGCCTACTCGATTGTCGACACGGCGCACAAGGGGCTGCTCAAGGTGGGCCAGACCACGCGCGACGTGAAGCAGCGCGTCGCCGAGCAGCTCAAGACCGCCGCCATCAAGAACTACCGCATCGAGCTGGACGAGGCCGCCGAGCGCGACGACGGCACGGTCTTCACCGACCACGAGGTGCGCGCCGCGCTTGCGAGGAAGGGCTTCCAGAACCCCGAGCTAGAATGGATGCGCTGCACGGTCGAGGACGTAAGGACCGTCATTACCGAACTGCGCACAGGCCGGCGCTTCACCGGCACGCATCACGAGACGTTCGCGATGCGCCGCGAGCAGGCCGAGGCCGTGAACAAGACGCACGCCTACTTCCACTCCATCTGGAAGGAGGACATGCACGCCGTCCCGCGCTTCCTCTGGAACGCGAAGATGCGCTTCGGCAAGACCTTCACCACCTACCAGCTCGCCAAGAAGCTCGGCGCCAAGCGCGTGCTCGTGGTCACCTTCAAGCCCGCCGTCGAGGATGCGTGGCAGACGGACCTCGAATCCCACGTGGACTACGATGGCTGGCAGTACCTGTCGCGATCTTCCGGCAGCGACCCGACACAGATCAACCGCCACAAGCCGGTCGTGTATTTCGGCTCCTGTCAGGACCTGCTCGGCCGCGACGCGGCGGGGAACATCAAGCCGAAGAACGAGTGGTTCCACACGGTGAATTGGGACCTGGTGGTCTTCGACGAATACCACTTCGGCGCCTGGCGTGAAACCGCCAAGGAGCTGTTCGAGGGCGAGGAGGAGGCGGTCGCCAAGAAGGAGGCCAAGCTCGAATACGGCAAGAACCTCGAAAACCTGAATGAAGACCTCAGCGAGCTCTCGGAGAAGGAGACCGAGTTCCTGCCCATCACCACCAAGGCCTACCTCTACCTGTCCGGCACGCCGTTCAAGGCGCTGGCCACGGGCGAGTTCATCGAAGAACAGATCTTCAACTGGACCTACACCGACGAGCAGCGCGCCAAGGAAGCGTTTGCGGCCAGCCATCCCGGCCAATGGAACCCCTACGGCGCACTGCCGCAGATGCGCCTGCTGACCTACCAGATGCCGGACGAACTGCTGGCCATCGCCAGCGCCGGGGAGTTCGACGAGTTCGATCTCAACGCGTTCTTCGAGGCATCGGGCACGGGCGCCAAGGCGCAGTTCAAACACAAGAGCGACGTGCAGAAATGGCTGGACATCATCCGCGGCGCCTACGCGCCCAAGTCCGTGGAGCATCTGAAAACCGGCACGCGGCCGCCGTTTCCGTATTCGGATGTGCGCCTGCTGCCGTATCTCCAGCACTCGTTCTGGTTCCTGCCCAACGTCGCGGCCTGCCACGCGATGGCGAACCTGCTGGCCGAGAAGCACAACACCTTCTGGCACGACTACAAGGTGGTCGTCGCGCCGGCACCTTCGGCCGGCATCGGGCTGGAGGCGTTGCCGCCGGTGCGCAGGGCCATCGGCAGCGGATTCGAGACCAAGACCATCACGCTCTCGTGCGGCAAGCTGACCACCGGCGTCACCGTGCCGCAGTGGTCATCGATTCTGATGCTGCGCAACCTCAAGTCGCCGGAGACCTACTTTCAGGCCGCGTTCCGCGTGCAGTCGCCGTGGTCCATCAAGAACCCCAACGGCGACAACCCGAACGAGGAGGAGATCCTCAAGCCGGTCTGCTTCGTGTTCGACTTCGCGCCCACGCGCGCGCTGCGGCAGCTTTCCGAGTACGGCATCGGCCTGTCGCCCAACGAGCCGAACCCGGAGAACGCGGTCAAGGACCTCGTGTCGTTCCTGCCCGTGCTGGCCTACGACGGCGCGAACATGACGCAGATCGACGCGGGCGGCATTCTCGACATCGCGATGGCGGGCACCTCGGCCACGCTGCTGGCGCGCAAGTGGGAGAGCGCGCTGCTGGTGAACGTGGACAACGACACCCTGCGCCGCATCCTGGACAACCCCGAGGCGATGGCCGCCGTGGAGCGCATCGAGGGCTGGCGCGCGCTGGGCGACAACATCATCGAGACCATCATCAACAAGAGCGAGAAGGTCAAGGAACTCAAGAACAAGGCCAAGGACAAGGAGCTGACAGCCAAGCAGAAGAAGCAGCTCACCGAGGAGGAGAAGGAATACAAGTCCAAGCGCAAGCTCGTGCAGGAGAAGCTGATCAAGTTCGCGACGCGCATCCCGGCGTTCATGTACCTGACCGACTTCCGCGAGAACACGCTGCAGGACGTGATCACCAAGCTGGAACCGGACCTGTTCCTGGCCGTCACCGGCCTGACGGTGAAGGACTTCCACCTGCTTGTGCAGCTCAAGGTGTTCAACACCGAGCAAATGAACCAGGCCGTCTTTGCGTTCCGGCGCTACGAAGACGCGTCACTCCGCTACACCGGCATCGATAGTCACCCGGATCTCGTCCATTACGGTTTGTACGACACCGTCGTGGCGAGGGAGTGAGCCGAAGCTCGGCTAATCCCCGGCGGCCTCGGCGGCCACCGGCACGCCCGTCCGTTCGACCTCGCGTGACGTGAGCGCCATGCCGGCGCGGCCGATCTTCGCGCTCAGCCACAGCTTAGCGCGGCGTTTGAGCGGCACGCCGCCGGTCTTCGCCGCCCGGTTGAGCGCGACCTCGCTGACCATCCAGCGCGTGGCGAATCGATAGAAGCGCCGGCTGTAGCGCCCGCCAATGGTCAGGTCGCGGTCGCTGCGCGCGTCCCACGGCTTGTCGCTCAGGATGCGCTCCTCGACTTTCGCGTAGAACGGCGTGCCCTTGATCGGGTAGGCCACGGTCGTCAGGAAGATGTCGGGATTGGCCTCCTTGAGATGGGCGACCGTCTCTGCGATGTCCGCGACCGTCTCACCCTCGTAGCCGAGCATGATGA of Candidatus Flexicrinis affinis contains these proteins:
- a CDS encoding DUF2200 family protein; the encoded protein is MPPPRWGRSRITGRAWDRTEWVFINAICGLNISGGDTFYLTGGMNPSRALITGVICGIRVENIEEPLMREIRNLDKLVDELAKGKTIEKILRAG
- a CDS encoding SAM-dependent DNA methyltransferase, with product MVDAMLDLVKDETERIDSRFLEPACGSGNFLVRVLQRKLAAVELKYGKSDFEKRHYALLAVMCIYGIELLADNIAECRANMLEILADYLKLTESDDLYRAASNVLSQNLVHGDALKMRTHDDQPITFAEWGYLGKGKFQRRDFSLMNLSKSSTFSSKGTLFVRPSNHEIFTPVRTYAPMTVRELSSFVYGDASRETL
- a CDS encoding GIY-YIG nuclease family protein is translated as MNKTIEEILAPKPEARPRIYAYSIVDTAHKGLLKVGQTTRDVKQRVAEQLKTAAIKNYRIELDEAAERDDGTVFTDHEVRAALARKGFQNPELEWMRCTVEDVRTVITELRTGRRFTGTHHETFAMRREQAEAVNKTHAYFHSIWKEDMHAVPRFLWNAKMRFGKTFTTYQLAKKLGAKRVLVVTFKPAVEDAWQTDLESHVDYDGWQYLSRSSGSDPTQINRHKPVVYFGSCQDLLGRDAAGNIKPKNEWFHTVNWDLVVFDEYHFGAWRETAKELFEGEEEAVAKKEAKLEYGKNLENLNEDLSELSEKETEFLPITTKAYLYLSGTPFKALATGEFIEEQIFNWTYTDEQRAKEAFAASHPGQWNPYGALPQMRLLTYQMPDELLAIASAGEFDEFDLNAFFEASGTGAKAQFKHKSDVQKWLDIIRGAYAPKSVEHLKTGTRPPFPYSDVRLLPYLQHSFWFLPNVAACHAMANLLAEKHNTFWHDYKVVVAPAPSAGIGLEALPPVRRAIGSGFETKTITLSCGKLTTGVTVPQWSSILMLRNLKSPETYFQAAFRVQSPWSIKNPNGDNPNEEEILKPVCFVFDFAPTRALRQLSEYGIGLSPNEPNPENAVKDLVSFLPVLAYDGANMTQIDAGGILDIAMAGTSATLLARKWESALLVNVDNDTLRRILDNPEAMAAVERIEGWRALGDNIIETIINKSEKVKELKNKAKDKELTAKQKKQLTEEEKEYKSKRKLVQEKLIKFATRIPAFMYLTDFRENTLQDVITKLEPDLFLAVTGLTVKDFHLLVQLKVFNTEQMNQAVFAFRRYEDASLRYTGIDSHPDLVHYGLYDTVVARE